One part of the Gammaproteobacteria bacterium genome encodes these proteins:
- the nuoM gene encoding NADH-quinone oxidoreductase subunit M — protein sequence MSLPLLSLMIWLPILGAVTVLALGEHRQGLVRQVAFGFAALTFILSLQLFTGFDPSTYAMQFVEDAPWIPNFGIRYSLGVDGISAPLILLTTFSTVLVVLAGWEVIQHRVSQYMAAFLVMEGVMNGAFAAMDAILFYVFWEGMLIPMFLIIGIWGGARRIYATIKFFLYTFLGSVFMLIALIYLGHSADSFSIAKLQELGHLDLTTQILIFIAFALAFAVKVPMWPVHTWLPDAHVEAPTGGSVILAAIMLKMGGYGFLRLSLPIVPDGSQYLSGVMIALSLIAVVYIGLVALVQQDMKKLIAYSSISHMGFVTLGTFAAFTALSVENRAAAVLGMEGGMVQMISHGFISGALFLCVGVLYERVHSRLISDYGGVANTMPIFASLMVFFGMANSGLPGTSGFVGEFMVILSTFQANIWYAFWAAMSLLLGAAYTLWMIKRVVFGPIGNDHIAALTDISRREFVILGVLALFVLLVGLWPAPLIDMMRESIGHLVDQIGRSKI from the coding sequence ATGTCTCTGCCTTTGTTGAGTTTGATGATCTGGCTTCCGATTCTGGGAGCCGTTACCGTTCTCGCCCTCGGTGAGCACCGCCAAGGTCTGGTGCGTCAGGTGGCGTTCGGATTTGCGGCGTTGACCTTTATCCTGAGCTTGCAGCTATTCACGGGTTTTGACCCCTCCACTTATGCTATGCAATTCGTGGAGGATGCGCCCTGGATCCCGAACTTCGGTATTCGTTATTCGCTTGGGGTGGATGGTATCTCCGCACCACTGATCTTGCTCACCACTTTTTCGACAGTACTGGTGGTGCTTGCCGGTTGGGAGGTGATCCAGCATCGGGTCTCTCAGTACATGGCCGCCTTTTTGGTCATGGAAGGCGTGATGAATGGTGCCTTTGCGGCAATGGATGCCATTCTGTTTTACGTCTTCTGGGAAGGGATGCTTATCCCGATGTTTCTGATTATCGGGATTTGGGGAGGGGCGCGGCGTATCTACGCCACGATTAAGTTCTTCCTTTACACCTTTTTGGGATCGGTGTTCATGCTGATTGCTTTGATCTATCTGGGCCATAGCGCGGATAGTTTTAGTATTGCGAAGCTTCAGGAGTTGGGACATCTCGATCTGACTACTCAAATTCTTATCTTTATTGCCTTTGCGCTTGCCTTTGCGGTAAAGGTGCCGATGTGGCCGGTGCATACCTGGTTGCCCGATGCACATGTGGAGGCGCCTACCGGAGGGTCGGTGATTCTGGCGGCTATTATGCTGAAGATGGGAGGATACGGCTTTCTGCGCCTCTCGCTACCCATTGTCCCCGATGGAAGCCAATACCTGAGTGGCGTAATGATTGCGTTGTCGCTTATTGCGGTCGTGTACATTGGTCTGGTTGCCTTGGTACAGCAGGATATGAAGAAATTGATTGCCTACTCTTCAATTTCTCATATGGGGTTTGTAACCCTGGGTACCTTTGCCGCATTTACCGCCCTCTCTGTGGAGAATCGTGCTGCAGCGGTGCTGGGAATGGAAGGGGGTATGGTGCAGATGATCTCCCATGGCTTCATCTCGGGGGCATTGTTTCTCTGCGTGGGGGTGCTTTATGAGCGCGTCCATTCACGTCTCATCTCCGATTACGGTGGCGTCGCTAATACCATGCCGATCTTTGCCAGTCTGATGGTTTTTTTCGGTATGGCTAATTCTGGGTTGCCGGGTACGTCGGGTTTTGTTGGCGAATTCATGGTTATCCTCAGTACCTTCCAGGCCAATATTTGGTACGCCTTCTGGGCAGCAATGAGTCTGCTCTTGGGGGCCGCTTACACGCTATGGATGATCAAGCGGGTGGTGTTTGGACCGATTGGCAATGATCATATAGCCGCACTCACCGATATAAGTCGTCGGGAATTTGTCATCCTTGGGGTGCTGGCGCTGTTCGTGTTGCTGGTTGGTTTGTGGCCCGCCCCCCTGATAGACATGATGCGCGAGTCGATCGGTCATCTTGTAGACCAGATCGGCCGTTCGAAGATCTAA
- the nuoN gene encoding NADH-quinone oxidoreductase subunit N has translation MTLEMLKLAAACPEILVLVGACVILMVDVFRSQGEERSLTYGLSLLLLLLGGGVTFSTFGENVGPALNGHFIKDSLGDLIKLFIYLTAFATFVYSRDYLRERRRLKGEFLVLGLFAVLGMLMMVSAGSFLTLFLGLELLSLPLYAMIALESDSPMASEAAIKYFVMGAIASGMLLYGMSMFYGATGSLDLIRVSEAVHRMVAGNVGQEQLVLIFGTVFIVVGVAFKLGAVPFHMWVPDVYQGASTPMTLFLGTAPKLAGFAMLVRLLVGALDPLVGQWQQMLAVLAVLSIAVGNVVAISQTNLKRMLGYSTIAHVGFMLLGIIAGNPQGYGAALFYVIIYALMAAGSFGMILLLSRVGFEADLIEDFKGLSDRSPWFAAMMAILMFSMAGVPPFVGFWAKWEVLRAVVYSGQMWIALVAVAFSVIGAWYYLRVIWYMYFEKPRDTVPAPLVPAVEMGIMMSANGLVLLYLGVFPSSLMAVCLMVWGGR, from the coding sequence ATGACCCTCGAGATGCTTAAACTCGCTGCCGCCTGCCCCGAGATCCTGGTGCTCGTAGGCGCCTGCGTCATCCTCATGGTGGACGTTTTTCGATCCCAAGGTGAGGAGCGGTCGTTGACCTACGGACTTTCGCTGCTTCTCCTATTGCTGGGAGGAGGGGTGACCTTCTCCACTTTCGGCGAGAATGTGGGACCCGCACTAAATGGTCACTTTATCAAAGACTCGCTAGGTGATTTAATCAAACTCTTCATCTACCTGACCGCCTTTGCCACTTTTGTTTACTCTCGTGATTACCTGAGAGAGCGTCGGCGACTGAAAGGCGAGTTTCTGGTGTTGGGCCTGTTTGCAGTGCTGGGCATGTTGATGATGGTCTCGGCCGGAAGTTTCCTCACGCTTTTTTTAGGGTTAGAGCTGTTATCGCTGCCTCTGTACGCCATGATCGCCCTTGAGTCCGATTCGCCCATGGCCAGTGAAGCGGCCATAAAGTATTTTGTAATGGGTGCGATCGCCTCAGGTATGTTGCTGTACGGCATGTCTATGTTCTATGGCGCTACCGGGAGTTTAGACCTGATCCGGGTTTCCGAGGCGGTGCATCGAATGGTGGCGGGTAATGTTGGACAGGAGCAATTGGTACTGATCTTTGGAACGGTATTTATCGTAGTAGGGGTAGCGTTTAAGCTCGGGGCAGTACCTTTCCATATGTGGGTTCCTGACGTTTACCAGGGCGCCTCCACCCCGATGACGCTGTTTTTGGGGACCGCGCCCAAGCTTGCCGGGTTTGCCATGTTGGTGCGTTTGTTGGTGGGCGCACTTGACCCTCTGGTGGGGCAGTGGCAACAAATGCTTGCGGTGCTGGCGGTATTGTCGATAGCGGTAGGTAACGTCGTAGCGATATCCCAAACCAATCTCAAACGGATGTTAGGCTACTCCACGATCGCACATGTCGGTTTTATGTTGCTGGGGATTATTGCTGGTAATCCGCAAGGCTACGGCGCAGCGTTGTTCTACGTCATTATCTATGCGCTGATGGCTGCGGGTAGTTTCGGTATGATCCTGTTGCTGTCCCGCGTTGGTTTTGAAGCGGATCTTATCGAAGACTTTAAAGGCCTGAGTGACCGGAGTCCATGGTTTGCGGCAATGATGGCGATCCTTATGTTTTCCATGGCTGGGGTACCACCCTTTGTAGGATTCTGGGCCAAGTGGGAGGTGTTGCGGGCGGTGGTTTACAGCGGTCAGATGTGGATTGCATTGGTGGCGGTGGCGTTCTCGGTCATTGGTGCCTGGTATTATCTGCGCGTGATTTGGTACATGTACTTTGAGAAGCCGCGTGACACCGTTCCAGCGCCTTTGGTACCGGCCGTGGAGATGGGCATTATGATGAGCGCCAACGGTTTGGTATTGCTGTATTTGGGGGTGTTTCCCAGTAGCTTGATGGCGGTATGTTTGATGGTGTGGGGGGGGCGGTAA
- the rffG gene encoding dTDP-glucose 4,6-dehydratase 2, with product MRILVTGGAGFIGSEVVRQIVRDTTDYVINLDKLTYAGNLDSLAEVSDHPRYCFERVDLCDGPAVEQVFRRHRPDAVIHLAAESHVDRSIDGPAAFIQTNVVGTYSLLDAIRAYWNGLSHEAKVAFRLLHVSTDEVYGSLGPTGLFREDTPYQPNSPYSASKAASDHLVRAWYHTYGLPTLITNCSNNYGPYQFPEKLIPLIIYRALAGQSLPVYGRGENIRDWLYVADHVRGLRAVLAQGRPGETYNLGGRNERANLDVVRALCALLDEIVPDSPHRPHEHLITFVSDRPGHDLRYAINADKIERELGWRPRENFETGLRATVRWYLDHQAWTERVMSGAYRGERLGLSN from the coding sequence GTGCGAATTCTGGTGACGGGGGGGGCCGGTTTTATTGGCTCCGAGGTAGTACGCCAGATTGTTCGCGACACCACAGACTACGTTATTAACCTGGACAAACTCACCTACGCTGGCAACCTGGATTCGTTAGCGGAGGTGAGTGATCATCCTCGTTATTGTTTCGAACGGGTTGATCTTTGTGATGGGCCTGCGGTTGAGCAGGTATTTAGAAGGCACCGCCCCGATGCGGTGATCCACCTGGCAGCCGAATCGCATGTGGACCGTTCTATCGATGGTCCGGCTGCCTTCATCCAGACCAATGTGGTTGGTACGTATTCTCTCCTGGATGCGATTCGGGCCTATTGGAATGGGCTTTCTCATGAGGCGAAAGTGGCGTTTCGCCTTTTGCACGTATCTACCGATGAGGTCTACGGCAGTTTAGGACCGACCGGTCTGTTTCGGGAAGATACCCCCTACCAGCCAAACTCTCCTTATTCCGCGAGTAAAGCAGCCTCGGACCATTTGGTGCGAGCGTGGTATCACACCTACGGCCTACCTACGCTCATCACCAATTGTTCCAATAATTACGGCCCCTATCAATTTCCTGAGAAACTGATCCCGCTGATTATCTATCGAGCATTGGCGGGGCAATCTCTACCGGTCTACGGTAGAGGGGAAAATATCCGAGATTGGCTTTATGTGGCGGACCATGTGCGAGGTCTACGGGCGGTTTTGGCACAGGGACGACCGGGCGAAACCTACAATCTTGGTGGGCGTAATGAGCGTGCTAATCTTGATGTGGTGCGTGCCCTCTGTGCCTTACTCGATGAGATCGTCCCCGATTCTCCCCATCGTCCCCACGAACACCTTATCACCTTTGTCTCTGACCGCCCCGGGCATGACCTACGTTATGCTATCAACGCCGATAAGATCGAGCGTGAATTAGGTTGGAGGCCACGAGAAAACTTCGAAACCGGTTTACGTGCCACGGTACGCTGGTATCTGGATCACCAGGCCTGGACCGAACGTGTAATGTCAGGGGCCTATCGGGGCGAGCGGTTGGGTTTAAGTAATTAA
- the rfbA gene encoding dTDP-glucose pyrophosphorylase, whose protein sequence is MRNFSGRSSPISGRRGIILAGGSGTRLYPLTQVVSKQLLPIYDKPMVYYPLSVLMLAGIRDILVISTPQDLPQFERLLGDGHQWGVSFSYAEQPHPEGLAQAFIIGASFIGSASTCLVLGDNIFYSQGLARTLQAANRRGEGATVFCYWVRDPERYGVVSFDAEGRATDLEEKPNHPKSNYAVTGLYFYDNDVIDIAKNLKPSARGELEITDINREYLERGRLTVETLGRGSAWLDTGTHASLIQASNFVEVVESRQGLKVACPEEIAYRMGYIDAETLERLARPLLNSGYGRYLLELLERGV, encoded by the coding sequence ATGCGCAATTTCTCAGGGCGTTCGTCTCCAATTAGTGGTCGGCGGGGCATTATCTTGGCGGGTGGTTCTGGTACCCGACTGTACCCATTAACCCAGGTAGTCAGTAAACAACTTCTGCCCATTTACGATAAGCCGATGGTTTATTATCCGCTGTCGGTCCTGATGCTGGCGGGAATTCGTGACATTCTAGTGATATCGACCCCCCAAGATCTGCCGCAATTTGAGCGACTGCTGGGTGATGGTCATCAATGGGGGGTATCTTTTTCCTATGCGGAACAACCCCACCCTGAGGGATTAGCTCAGGCCTTTATTATCGGGGCATCTTTTATCGGTAGCGCAAGTACTTGTCTCGTGCTAGGCGACAATATTTTTTATAGCCAGGGGTTGGCGCGGACGCTTCAAGCCGCAAACCGTCGGGGCGAGGGGGCAACAGTATTCTGCTATTGGGTGCGTGACCCAGAACGTTATGGGGTGGTGAGTTTCGATGCCGAGGGCCGAGCCACAGATCTAGAGGAGAAGCCGAACCACCCGAAGTCTAATTATGCGGTAACCGGACTCTATTTCTATGACAACGACGTGATTGATATCGCCAAGAATCTCAAGCCTTCCGCACGAGGTGAATTGGAAATTACCGATATCAATCGTGAATATCTTGAACGTGGCCGGCTGACCGTAGAGACCTTGGGACGAGGGTCGGCATGGTTGGATACTGGGACCCATGCCTCTTTGATACAAGCGTCCAATTTCGTAGAGGTGGTGGAATCTCGTCAAGGGCTAAAAGTCGCGTGCCCCGAGGAGATTGCCTACCGTATGGGTTATATCGATGCCGAGACCCTAGAGCGTTTGGCTCGACCGCTACTTAATAGCGGCTACGGTCGGTATTTATTGGAGCTTTTAGAGCGGGGTGTGTGA
- a CDS encoding Translation initiation factor 2, with translation MTDDPKQLFCQMVARLGRETQLHLDERHQHFRITDVVLKATSIFLFALAISNVYYIRILYNDLNGIVDNMESMHEHLQSVKDNMVAITNRVGDIDQHMQCMDTISTHMENIANALPTIATFMNLLGGETKDIEQSMGLLSKGMTNVDTRFTEITHGVAVMRENVWQISRPMGFMNPMLP, from the coding sequence ATGACGGACGATCCAAAACAACTCTTCTGTCAGATGGTGGCTCGTCTGGGACGCGAAACCCAGCTTCACCTCGACGAACGGCATCAGCATTTTCGCATCACAGACGTGGTACTAAAGGCCACGTCTATATTCCTCTTCGCACTTGCCATCTCTAACGTCTATTACATCCGCATCCTATACAATGACCTGAACGGAATCGTGGACAACATGGAATCTATGCACGAACATCTACAAAGCGTTAAGGACAATATGGTAGCCATTACCAACCGTGTTGGCGACATCGACCAACACATGCAGTGCATGGACACAATTAGCACCCACATGGAGAACATCGCCAATGCCTTACCAACCATCGCTACCTTCATGAATCTCCTTGGCGGAGAGACCAAGGATATCGAGCAGAGTATGGGCCTACTGAGTAAGGGAATGACTAACGTCGACACGCGCTTCACCGAGATAACCCACGGGGTTGCAGTGATGCGTGAAAACGTGTGGCAGATATCCCGCCCCATGGGATTCATGAATCCGATGTTACCCTGA
- a CDS encoding conserved hypothetical protein (Evidence 4 : Unknown function but conserved in other organisms), whose amino-acid sequence MFILRDKWIGFGKRCPSGDHQTESDNMINPPVIQQTEANAAEARFIRAATSFEAILLSQIDVKKELTQRLNYAIRAGIIIPGIIAISILILLLTLSAQIGRISGVVKEMNKNFASVAEHMTLIKGNINSMESRVALMEGISHQTAVIDNEMNLITGEMRQMVATMNGIKRHVTDVHLNVDNISNTINHMDANVQLMGHDMSRMGQPARSLNNMFPFP is encoded by the coding sequence TTGTTTATCCTCCGGGATAAATGGATAGGTTTCGGGAAACGGTGCCCCTCCGGGGACCATCAAACAGAATCAGACAACATGATCAACCCGCCCGTTATACAACAGACCGAAGCCAACGCCGCTGAGGCACGATTCATACGCGCCGCTACCTCGTTCGAGGCGATTCTTTTAAGCCAGATCGATGTCAAGAAAGAGCTTACTCAAAGGCTTAATTATGCAATTCGAGCGGGAATCATCATCCCCGGCATCATTGCCATCTCCATTCTCATTCTTCTGCTCACACTGTCCGCCCAAATTGGCAGAATTTCCGGCGTTGTCAAAGAAATGAATAAAAATTTCGCATCCGTTGCAGAGCATATGACGCTAATCAAGGGCAATATCAACTCTATGGAGTCACGGGTTGCACTGATGGAAGGAATTTCCCACCAAACCGCAGTAATAGATAATGAGATGAACCTAATCACTGGCGAAATGCGTCAGATGGTCGCGACCATGAACGGAATCAAGCGCCACGTCACTGACGTACACCTCAACGTAGACAACATTTCCAACACCATCAATCACATGGATGCAAATGTCCAACTTATGGGGCACGATATGTCCCGCATGGGCCAACCGGCGCGCAGCCTAAACAACATGTTTCCCTTTCCTTAA
- a CDS encoding hypothetical protein (Evidence 5 : Unknown function), protein MPLTLSQLKGHLFKAADILRSKMDASEFKRKSVRPTISTTFLVARNLTQKVLGKRLSTVWNACAISF, encoded by the coding sequence ATGCCATTAACGCTCTCGCAACTGAAAGGCCATCTCTTCAAAGCTGCCGACATTCTGCGCAGCAAGATGGATGCCTCCGAATTCAAGAGAAAATCAGTGCGACCTACTATTTCTACGACCTTTCTAGTGGCGCGGAATCTAACACAGAAAGTGTTGGGCAAGCGTTTGAGCACAGTATGGAATGCTTGCGCAATATCTTTTTGA
- a CDS encoding hypothetical protein (Evidence 5 : Unknown function) encodes MDELGLSDEFKQTVRQQLIPAFYLREAATKAPRADQRKTIEEVVQRLLEPLRNDLLFQFNPFLQRQPDEATIKVLVEAYDQLNF; translated from the coding sequence GTGGACGAATTGGGCCTATCAGACGAGTTTAAACAGACCGTACGTCAGCAACTTATCCCCGCATTCTATTTGCGGGAAGCCGCGACTAAGGCACCTCGTGCCGATCAACGTAAGACAATTGAAGAGGTTGTCCAGCGTTTACTCGAACCACTACGCAACGACTTACTCTTTCAGTTCAACCCTTTTTTGCAAAGGCAGCCTGACGAAGCGACGATCAAGGTCCTCGTAGAAGCATACGATCAATTGAATTTTTAA
- the pgeF gene encoding polyphenol oxidase YfiH: MTNYWVEPNWPAPHQVRALTTTRQGGVSLGSYASFNLATHVGDDPLAVARNRQRLRTALALPVEPHWLEQVHGNCALDAGAGIDCLAADASYAYGSGAVCAILTADCLPVLFCDLAGTRVAAAHAGWRGLLGGILEQTVMALAVDPATIMAWLGPAIGPTAFEVGEEVRAAFLSGDAGAVAAFQPSPQGRWLADIYQLARRRLATVGVGGIFGGDLCTFSDPQHFYSYRRDGACGRMASLIWLA, encoded by the coding sequence ATGACGAATTATTGGGTTGAACCCAACTGGCCCGCCCCGCATCAGGTGCGCGCCCTAACCACCACCCGTCAGGGTGGCGTAAGTCTCGGATCTTACGCAAGTTTCAATCTGGCGACGCATGTGGGTGATGATCCGCTGGCGGTAGCGCGCAATCGACAACGACTGCGCACGGCCCTAGCACTGCCGGTCGAACCGCATTGGTTGGAGCAGGTACATGGAAACTGCGCCCTAGATGCCGGGGCGGGAATAGACTGCCTGGCGGCCGACGCAAGCTACGCCTACGGTAGTGGAGCAGTATGCGCCATCCTTACTGCCGACTGCCTACCTGTGCTGTTTTGTGATCTAGCAGGAACCCGCGTTGCCGCCGCCCACGCCGGTTGGCGCGGGTTGCTGGGGGGAATCCTAGAACAGACCGTGATGGCGCTCGCCGTAGACCCTGCAACAATAATGGCGTGGCTTGGTCCAGCCATTGGCCCAACGGCCTTCGAGGTTGGCGAGGAGGTACGTGCGGCCTTTTTGAGTGGCGACGCGGGCGCGGTAGCTGCCTTTCAACCCTCGCCACAGGGACGCTGGTTGGCAGACATCTATCAACTGGCACGCCGTCGCCTCGCGACAGTTGGGGTCGGTGGTATCTTTGGTGGCGATCTATGCACCTTTAGCGACCCGCAACACTTCTATTCCTACCGTCGAGACGGTGCCTGCGGACGCATGGCCAGCCTGATCTGGTTGGCCTAG